The Ictalurus furcatus strain D&B chromosome 12, Billie_1.0, whole genome shotgun sequence nucleotide sequence TATCTAATTTTTATCTATCACTGTTAAATCAGTCATTAATAGCAACCACCCAGCCATTATGATCATGTGTTTTGTGGTTTAGCGAGGGTGCTATTTTACCACTGGGCCCTGTTTCCTGTGTTTCTCTGCTTCCTGTTAAAGAGTTGTTGCAGAATGTGTCCTTTACTCTTCCTTGAATTGCCGTTCCCTTCTGTGGTAAGAGCTGTTGCAACACACCCTGGATACACACGCACATGCCAGTAAACTCAACAGGAGGAAGTAACACACTCATACTCTTGTTCagtgtcatattttttttagtccacacacacacacacacacacacacacacacacacacacacacacacacacacacccctacataTATGCACAGACACAAAGTAATCACTAGATGGCAGTACAGCTCTATATCATTTCCATAGCACCTTTTTGAACATTGCACCAATCAcataaaatctgttttaaacaTATAATTTGTGTCTATAATAGTTCTTATAAAATACATTCAAACAAGAAATGTAAGTACACTTAGTCCAACAGGCTTGCTGTTCCTGAGAATGTACAagttaaaatagaaaaaaggaaTCCATAACATTTTAGTAGAAGGATTCAGAATAAgaattatatgaaaaaaaattttttatatcaCAAATCTTCCCTTAATCCAACTGCAAAAACGTAGCCAATACATGTTTGGTGTGCTATATCTGctgtttcatttcttatttttttttattaacaaatgGCTTTAAGTTTATAGGGAGCAAGGTGGTtaaatggttagcatgtttgcctcgcacctcctgTGCTGGCGGATCGAATCCCACCTTCGCCCTGTGTACGTGgagctttgggggtttcctacaggtactctggtttccaaccccagtccaaagacatgttgttGGTtgactgacatttccaaattgtctgtagtgtatgactgtgtgtgattgtgccctgtgatgggttggcaccccatccagggtgtcccctgccttgtgcctgagtttccagggataggctccaggtgtccctgtgtaggacaagcagtatggaaaatggatggatggatttctttaaatggattattttttttacttttgtggaaacaaaaacaatagcaCCACCAACGGTCATaagtaaaaatacacagaatagcTGGGACTTAGAATAATTGGAAAGCTGGGGCTTTCTTTccagcccagactgtagatttatGTAGCCATTCAGTAAAGACTGTGTCAAGTGATTATACTTGGTAAAATTAACGAAAGGCCTAACTAATAGCTAacattcttgggtttgtgtgctacAACTGCCTACTTCAAaacccaccagagattttctacagggtgactgtgatggccctgtagaatattccaggacttcttctgcaaccaagccttggtggaatttgaggtatgcttgggatcattgttctgttggaaggtccaataatgcccaagcttcagcttcctcacagatggcatgacattttctcctaggattgcctgatacttcaatgaaccCATCTTGTCTCCCACACACtacaggtttccagtgccagaggatgaaAAGTaaccccagagcatcactgagccaccaccatgcttgactgtggacagagtgttctttcttcattcttcattcttcttcctccagacataccgctgatccatcctGCTGAAAAGTACCagtttgtttcatcgctccacagaacagaatcccaaaactcaaaacttctgtggcttatttatatgattttgagccgacttttcttgtattttttgGTCAGTAGTGGCGTACGTCTttgagttctggcatggaaaccttctgcgtttagtacgcacattactgtgctcactgaaaacTCTGTGCCTGTTGCCACTAAGTCTTGGTGCAGGTCTTTTGCATTCACTCGagtgtttttcacaacctgccttctcagatatctggttgcagccgttgatagcttcctttttctgccgcatccaggtatttcatataatttctgcccctagccagttcagatatttcatgtgttccagctcaagcacacctggtgcaactaatgaagctcttgattagttgcatcaagTGTGCTTGAGCCAAAACCTTTTTGCATatgtgtgctgttgtgagggattctattcagggggttgaataattttgtaaCTGgggaagtcattataagttgcattttcaattgaatttgggAAAACCACTTATAGCATTCATTTGTTGTGttaaactatttcaattgcttttgtttgatttgttcattgcaaacagctgaaaatctgtaaattttgacaataaacctgatttgcaataggggttgaataattttgattgcaactgtagaagGGACACCCCAGCAAACATGCCAACATGTTGTTGGCTAGTGAGGCAGTTCACACTGTCCTATATGGGGTTTGCACATTGGTGTGATGTTAGCCCAATTTGTGCTGCTCATATTGGGCCAATGCTGAGGTCAATGttgcacaaatatgcaaataaccCTGGGCCAATATGAGATTTTATGGTTTAGCCCTGGCCCACCTTACCCACGGCTTGCCTGTGAAGGACCAATGTGGGCATGCTTGCTGGGACAGCATGATCACGGACTAGAAACCCTTTACTTAGCAATAGTACTCATTAGAAAACAATTAAGCATTATTGTATTTGTTCTCTGGGAGGAAGGTATGGCCTTACTCTCCCGTGTTAATCATATCAAAGTTAACAAATCGTGGGTGTCTTCATGAGGGCATATTTAGTTCCTCTGTGTCTGTTCAGAAGCTTTATGTCATAACATGAGCAGCAATTCGAAAGAGTTTCTGAGGCTTGCTTCATGTTTCTCAGGTTCtctctggttggtagctgttgtgtggTACGGCAGagctagctagtgggtgggaattttcaaattatttttaGCCCTCACTCATCATAGTATTGCTAAAGGCCATGTAGGCAACCATCTTGGACCACTAACATAACTTGGGGCCATTATGCTTTCTAGCACTGGTTGTATAGATGAtctatataatacaatattctGTATTTGACCTAGAAGTGAGATTTGGGAATGTGAAgtatttaaaacaaagtttTTGGGAGATTTGCTAAATTAGTTTGTAAAATGAAACTAGCAAATATTAGCTACACGTTGGCTGATTAGCCTCTGTTGGAGTGAGGGGAAACTtggatttcatttctttttcaagTGTATTTGTTTCATTCAAGTCTTCAGGAGATGGCACAGCCCTTCTTGCTGTCTTTATGGCTTTCTGgacctaaaaaaagaaaaatcacagtGAGGTTTTAAGGAGTAGAAGAGagttacagtatataaacattACTAGTAGTGCTTCAGTGGTAGAGGCTATGTGCTATCGTATGGTTTTGAGTTTTAATATTTGCTGCCAGAGAGCCATTGCTGGACTTAAAGTTCAGCCAAAAATGAAATTTATACAATATAGCTTTCCTTAGCTTAAAAATATCTGCTTGGCCATGATATGGTTGGTGTCTAAAATGGATCAAATTATATTtatgtacaaaatgtacatgTACTATAAACAAAATTACTTAGGTATACAATGACTTTTGAAGTGAACTTCATTGTGCTAAGCTGCCAGCAAAAAACTGCTGTTAGCAATATTAGCCAAAATCCAAAGAAGCAAAGTCACAGAATGGTTGATGAACTACGTGTGGGTTAAAGGGACACAtctatatatttctctctcttttttttccccaaaatatcataatatatgccaattttaattaattttggaAAATGAATGTCAATTAATTTGGAAATATTAACAGTTTTCAAACATCATGATTAAGCTAAAGTCTAGACTGAAAGaaagtacattaacacaactcTGAGACTCAATCAGTAACAGTAAATGATTAAACATACCCTGATCTTCACTTTGTGATGACttgttctttttattctttgtcttctttttacGCTTTGTTTTCTCAGACATTGATGTTTCAGCAGTAGGTTCCTCTGGACTCTCTGTGATGTCCTCTATGGTATTAGTGGGTGGTGTCAGTTTTGTGGTAGCGGATGGACCAGGATCTTCCTTACCCACTTCTCCCCCCACATCCTTACCAGCTCCTTTTTGTTTAGATTTTCGCTGGAAagtaaatcttttctttttcgaAGGTACACATGACAATTTGATACCTTTATTGCCCTTCAGAGACGAGGATGGGGTCTGCTCTTGCAGCATCTCACTGTCTTCTTCCACTGGATTCCCCTCTGCTGCATACTTTTTATTAGATTCTACCATTTTATTGATTAGATCATGTGGAGAGCTGATGTCATCAGGAAGGTTGCCAAGTGCTAGCAGGTATTTAGGGTTGTGGTATTTGTGGGCAGGCACTTTCAGAGTGCCCTTGTCTCCCAGACTCACTTGGAAGCGAGAGGTGGCTGGCAGTGCGGGCCGTGTCGGTACAGTCACCCGGGTTGATGCTGCTGTATTACGTTTACTGATGCTGAACTCCTTGAAGAGGTTGAGCTCACGTGAGATGGCATAAAGCTCCCTAAAGTCCCGGTTGAAGGAGTCGACAATTTGTCCTGACATGACGGTGATTATGTTTCTGTCCATACGTGATGAACTCCATGAGAAGCTGGACAAtacaagagacagaaaagattTAACCATCATGCTGTGTTTATTACTTAGTAATAAGTGTCCCATTGCATGGAACGTGCCCCATTGCATGGTTTTAATTCTGTAACAATGGACTGTAATAGAATCAGTGATGATGTGGTGTGCTATGGCCTGATACAAAGAACCCACTATTACACCacaaagtgaattattttcttACAACAGCACATCTGTTTCATtcatattataccacagcaatttgtcaatgattaCATATAATGGTGGAATGTCTGCAAATCAAGTTAGTAATTTCATTTACAGCAgctaaactcagcaaaaaactgaacaagtttcacagataaTTGATGAAcaaaaatggaataatgagtccctgaacatggggggggggggggggggggtcaatatcaaaactaacagtcagtatctgatggcctccagctgctttaagtactacagtgtatctcatcctcatggactgcaccagatttgtcagttcttgctgtgagatgttactccactgttccaccaaggcattttcaagttctcgatcacgtcggAGGGTGGGGGGCGCTGACCCACGTAACATTACATGTAAtcttccactgcaaggacgatcagctgtccttcctgtctcctgtAGTACTGACTTAGGCATCTTacgttacagacattgcagtttattgctctggccacatctgcagtcctaaTGCCTCCTTGCaacaggcctatggcatgttcacgcaggtgagcaggaaccctaggcatctttcttctgctgtttttcagagtcagtagaaagctctctttagtgtcctaagttattgtaactgtgatcttaattgcctaccgcctgtaaactgttagtgtcttaaggactgttccacaggtacatgtgcaataattgtttaggATTCATTGAACaagaatgaaaaacattgtttaaatccTTCCCAATAAAGATATGTAAAGCTTATTtcgattttacaaaattatctttaaaagacagtctcctgaaaaagggatgtttctttttttttgctgagtatacaaTCAGTCTCATCAGCCTATCTTTGTTTCTCACTTTTGAAGTTAATGTTGCTGTAACCCACCTCGTTCAGCCCTTGAATAATAATTAGTTAATTTCCAAGTAGATTCAAAGCAGGAAAAGCAGTTGGTGTTCAGCCTGGAAATGTATTTCTACACATTCC carries:
- the fam83fb gene encoding protein FAM83F; the protein is MAESQLECMEDGRIGENIPESRPEFYYSETQRVALEELLKNGDGAFKTCLDKDNAKNFLSASEIKVIHSTVETYSTHDDSGAATARKHADDSTSLRSTYWPEMSDTEVPLLDIGWPNSGFFKGVTRGMVYTHPPKDNGPHIKEVVRRLIQEAHKVVAIVMDLLTDLQILQDLLDAASRRNVAVYIILDSKGGPHFLDMCRRLEVSPHHIQNIRTRMLRGVGLDLSFGRVPGSLSNKYMLIDGEKVMFGSYSFSWSSSRMDRNIITVMSGQIVDSFNRDFRELYAISRELNLFKEFSISKRNTAASTRVTVPTRPALPATSRFQVSLGDKGTLKVPAHKYHNPKYLLALGNLPDDISSPHDLINKMVESNKKYAAEGNPVEEDSEMLQEQTPSSSLKGNKGIKLSCVPSKKKRFTFQRKSKQKGAGKDVGGEVGKEDPGPSATTKLTPPTNTIEDITESPEEPTAETSMSEKTKRKKKTKNKKNKSSQSEDQGPESHKDSKKGCAIS